From Camelus dromedarius isolate mCamDro1 chromosome 12, mCamDro1.pat, whole genome shotgun sequence, the proteins below share one genomic window:
- the LOC105094983 gene encoding olfactory receptor 9Q2, whose amino-acid sequence MAGMNDTVVTSFFLTVFPEHPEWALPLFLVFLGFYLLTLLGNTGMIFLICRDRRLHTPMYFFLGHLSLVDICYSSAIVPQMLAVLLEHGVVISRARCAAQFFLFTFFASIDCYLLAIMAYDRYVAVCRPLLYVTIVTEKARLGLVAGAYVAGFSSAFVRTVTAFTLSFCGNNEINFIFCDLPPLLKLTCGESYPQEVVIIVFASFVMPACILVILVSYLFIVVAVLQIRSAGGRAKTFSTCASHLTAVGLFFGTLIFMYLRDNSGQSSEADRGLSVLYTVVTPMLNPLIYSLRNKEVKEAAVKALSPSKPPGRP is encoded by the coding sequence ATGGCCGGGATGAATGACACCGTAGTGACCTCTTTCTTCCTCACCGTGTTCCCTGAGCATCCCGAGTGGGCGCTGCCTCTCTTCCTGGTCTTTCTGGGTTTCTATCTGCTCACTCTGCTGGGGAACACAGGAATGATCTTCCTGATCTGCAGGGATCGCCGGCTCCACACCCCGATGTACTTCTTCCTCGGCCACCTTTCCCTCGTGGACATCTGCTACTCGTCCGCCATCGTCCCCCAGATGCTGGCCGTGCTGCTGGAACACGGCGTCGTCATCTCCAGAGCCCGCTGCGCAGCCCAGTTCTTCCTCTTCACCTTCTTCGCTTCCATTGACTGCTACCTCCTGGCCatcatggcctatgaccgctacgtggccGTGTGCCGACCCCTGCTCTATGTCACCATCGTGACCGAGAAGGCCCGCCTGGGTCTGGTCGCTGGGGCTTATGTTGCTGGTTTTTCCAGTGCCTTTGTTCGAACGGTCACAGCCTTCACGCTCTCCTTTTGTGGAAACAATGagatcaattttattttctgtgaccTACCCCCTCTGTTAAAACTCACTTGTGGGGAAAGCTACCCCCAGGAAGTGGTGATTATTGTGTTTGCCAGCTTTGTCATGCCTGCCTGTATACTGGTGATCTTGGTTTCCTACCTGTTCATCGTGGTGGCCGTCCTGCAGATCCGCTCTGCCGGGGGCCGGGCTAAGACCTTCTCTACCTGTGCCTCCCACCTCACTGCCGTCGGCCTCTTCTTTGGGACCCTCATCTTCATGTACCTGCGAGATAACTCGGGCCAGTCCTCGGAGGCGGACCGAGGGTTGTCAGTGCTCTACACGGTGGTGACCCCCATGCTGAACCCCCTCATCTACAGCCTGAGGAATAAGGAGGTAAAGGAGGCTGCTGTGAAAGCCCTGAGCCCATCCAAGCCTCCCGGAAGGCCCTAG
- the LOC105094984 gene encoding olfactory receptor 9Q1, which translates to MAGKNLTLVTEFLLVAFTDCPERARPLFLLFLFIYVVTLSGNLGMIVLIRVDRRLHTPMYFLLSHLSLVDTCFSSVTVPQLLAVLLERGAALVYTRCAAQFFLFTLFGSADCYLLALMAYDRCVAVCRPLLYVTVMTQKTRWAFVGGAYGAGLFSATVRTVSTFTLSFCGTNEIDFMFCDLPPLLKMTCGDSYTQEVVIIVFAVFVIPACLVMILVSYLLIIVAIVKIPSAGGRAKTFSTCASHLTSVSLFFGTLIFMYLRGNSGRSSKEDRVVSVFYTAVIPMLNPFIYSLRNKEVKEAVRKILNRDRSSSSNLGKS; encoded by the coding sequence ATGGCAGGGAAGAACCTCACCCTGGTGACGGAATTCCTCCTGGTCGCATTCACTGACTGTCCTGAGCGGGCACGGCCTCTCTTCCTCCTGTTTCTGTTTATCTATGTCGTGACCCTGTCGGGGAACCTGGGCATGATCGTCCTGATCCGCGTGGATCGCCGGCtgcacacccccatgtacttcctTCTGAGTCACCTGTCGCTCGTGGACACGTGTTTCTCGTCTGTCACGGTGCCTCAGCTGCTGGCCGTGCTGCTGGAGCGCGGGGCAGCCCTCGTCTACACACGCTGCGCAGCCCAGTTCTTCCTCTTCACCCTCTTCGGCTCAGCTGACTGCTACCTCCTGGCCCTCATGGCCTACGACCGCTGCGTGGCCGTGTGCCGACCCCTGCTCTATGTCACTGTCATGACGCAGAAGACCCGCTGGGCCTTTGTGGGTGGGGCTTACGGCGCGGGGCTCTTCAGCGCCACCGTGCGGACGGTCTCCACTTTCACGCTCTCCTTTTGCGGAACCAATGAGATCGACTTCATGTTCTGTGACCTCCCGCCTCTCTTAAAGATGACCTGCGGGGACAGCTACACTCAGGAAGTGGTAATTATCGTGTTTGCCGTTTTTGTCATCCCTGCCTGCCTGGTGATGATTCTGGTGTCCTACCTGCTTATCATCGTGGCCATTGTGAAGATCCCCTCAGCTGGAGGCAGGGCCAAGACCTTCTCCACATGCGCCTCTCACCTCACCTCCGTGTCCCTCTTCTTTGGGACCCTCATCTTCATGTATCTGAGAGGGAACTCGGGCCGGTCCTCTAAGGAGGATAGGGTGGTGTCTGTGTTTTACACGGCAGTGATCCCCATGTTGAACCCCTTCATCTACAGCCTGAGGaacaaggaggtgaaggaggcTGTGAGAAAGATTCTCAACAGAGACAGGTCGTCCTCGTCCAACCTTGGAAAGTCCTGA